The following are encoded in a window of Castanea sativa cultivar Marrone di Chiusa Pesio chromosome 5, ASM4071231v1 genomic DNA:
- the LOC142635053 gene encoding uncharacterized protein LOC142635053 — MTRMFESQLGKSIEVYVDDMVVKSKMVSEHVENLEKVFETLRKYKLRLNASKCSFGVGSGKFLGFMVTHRGIEVNPDQLKEYISWPEVEEVLFAYIDVVTHAVNLVLVRVDNDVQRPVYYVSKSLHEAKIRYLPLEKAISAVVHATRKLPHYFQSHTIVVLTQFLLRSLLWSADYTGRIAKWGTILGAFDIKHMPRTSVKGQVLADLVAEFAEPSLEEHTKRWDMDEKSVGMISLKESLSWKVYVDSAANQRGSEVGLVIISPDKIVIEKSLRMGFSATNNEAGIPHTFISDNGIQFDSKAFRRYCCDLGITNRYSTLAYPQGNGQAEAVNKVIVDGFKKRLNDAKGRWVEELPHVLWTYRTTPRRSMRETPFSMTYGAGAVIPLEIGFPTLRSSSFSPRDNNGLFEKSLDLAEERRENAMVQLAYYQHKLKQGYDSNVKLKPLAPGDLVLRKVLGMAKNPAWGKLWPNWEGSYHITSIAGIGAYYLEDLNKRVVPRPWNVNNLRRYYY; from the exons atgactaggatgtttgagtCTCAACTGGGGAAGAGTATtgaggtttatgtggatgacatggtagtaaagagtaaaaTGGTGTCAGAGCATGTTGAAAATCTTGAAAAAGTCTTTGAGACACTAAGGAAATATAAGTTGCGACTAAACGCTTCcaaatgctcttttggcgtggggtctggtAAATTTTTAGGCTTCATGGTTACACATCGTGGAATCGAAGTTAATCCTGATCAG ctcaaaGAGTATATTTCTTGGCCAGAGGTAGAAGAGGTACTGTTTGCTTATATCGATGTGGTCACCCATGCTGTCAACTTGGTGTTGGTAAGGGTCGACAACGATGTTCAAAGGCCGGTCTATTATGTAAGTAAATCATTGCACGAAGCTAAGATTCGTTACTTACCGCTGGAGAAAGCCATCTCGGCAGTGGTGCATGCCACACgtaagcttccccattacttccaatctcacACAATTGTGGTTTTAACCCAATTCCTGCTCAGGTCTTTACTTTGGAGCGCTGATTACACAGGAAGGATTGCCAAGTGGGGAACAatcttgggggcttttgatataaAGCACATGCCACGCACCTCTGTGAAGGGTCAGGTTCTTGCTGATTTAGTGGCCGAGTTtgctgagccctcattagaagaacATACGAAGAGGTgggacatggatgaaaaatcagttggcatgatctcccTAAAGGAGTCTTTATCATGGAAGGTGTACGTGGATAGTGCAGCAAATCAACGAGGATCTGAAGTGGGGCTGGTCATAATATCTCCAGATAAGATCGTCATCGAAAAGTCTTTGAGAATGGGTTTTTCAGCCACAAATAATGAAGCCGG GATTCCTCACACCTTTATCTCTGATAATGGTAttcagtttgatagcaaagcctttagaagatattgttgtgatctTGGTAttacaaatagatattctactTTGGCTTATCCGCAAGggaatggacaggccgaggctgttaacaaggtaATTGTTGATGGGTTTAAGAAGAGGTTGAATGATGCTAAAGGgagatgggtagaggagttgCCTCATGTCCTTTGGACTTATAGGACTACACCCCGTAGATCCATGAGAGAAACTCCTTTTTcgatgacttatggagccgggGCAGTAATTCCTCTTGAGATAGGTTTCCCAACGCTAAGgtcaagttcttttagtccgaGAGATAATAATGGATTGTTCGAGAAGAGTTTAGACCTAGCTGAAGAACGAAGGGAAAATGCTATGGTTCAACTAGCATACTACCAGCATAAGCTTAAACAAGGTTATGACTCGAACGTTAAGCTAAAACCACTTGCGCCAGGGGACTTGGTGTTAAGGAAAGTTTTAGGAATGGCAAAAAATCCAGCTTGGGGAAAACTATGGCCAAACTGGGAAGGGTCATATCATATCACCTCAATAGCTGGAATAGGAGCTTATTATCTGGAAGATTTGAATAAAAGGGTTGTACCccgtccttggaatgtaaataacttgcgaaggtactattattaa
- the LOC142633395 gene encoding F-box/LRR-repeat protein 14 produces MMDELPDQLVWDILSRIKKTNDRNSLSLACKRFHELDNDQRQSIRVGCGLDPANEALTSLCNRFQNLAKVEITYSGWMSKLGKQLDDHGLLILSSCCPSLTDLTLSYCTFITDVGLRYLASCSKLSALKLNFTPRITGCGILSLVVGCRNLTLLHLIRCLNVTSVEWLEYLGKLETLEDLSIKNCRAIEGDLVKLGLGWQNLKRLQFEVDANYRYMKVYDRLAVDRWQKQCIPCENMLELSLVNCIISPGRGLACVLGKCKNLEKIHLDMCVGVRDSDIIGLAQRSSNLRFISLRVPSDFSLPLLMNNALRLTDESLKAVAQNCSMLESVRISFSDGDFPSFSSFSLSGILSLIKMCPVRELALDHVYSFNDVGMEALCSAQFLEILELVRCQEISDEGLQLVGQFPQLRILRLSKCLGISDDGLKPLVGSYKLESLAVEDCPQISERGLQGAAKSISFRQDLSWMY; encoded by the coding sequence ATGATGGATGAATTACCAGACCAGTTAGTTTGGGACATCTTAAGCAGGATTAAGAAAACCAATGATAGAAACTCTTTGTCTTTAGCATGTAAACGCTTTCATGAGTTGGATAATGATCAAAGACAATCCATTCGGGTTGGGTGTGGATTAGACCCTGCAAATGAAGCTTTGACTTCACTATGCAATAGGTTTCAAAACTTGGCAAAAGTGGAGATAACTTACTCTGGTTGGATGTCCAAACTAGGAAAACAATTGGATGATCACGGGCTTCTCATTCTTTCAAGTTGCTGTCCTTCTCTGACTGATCTCACCTTAAGCTACTGCACATTCATCACTGATGTGGGTCTCCGTTACTTGGCTTCTTGCTCCAAACTTTCCGCTTTAAAGCTGAATTTCACCCCAAGAATCACGGGTTGTGGCATATTATCTCTGGTTGTGGGCTGTAGAAATCTTACTCTTCTACATCTTATCAGATGCTTGAATGTTACCAGTGTTGAGTGGCTTGAATATCTTGGCAAGCTTGAAACACTTGAGGACCTTTCAATTAAGAACTGCAGAGCAATTGAAGGTGATTTAGTTAAGCTAGGCCTTGGTTGGCAAAATCTAAAACGGTTGCAATTTGAAGTGGATGCTAATTACAGATATATGAAGGTGTATGATAGGTTAGCTGTGGATCGATGGCAAAAACAGTGCATCCCATGTGAAAATATGCTGGAGCTTAGCTTGGTAAATTGCATCATCAGCCCAGGGAGAGGTCTTGCTTGTGTGTTGGGAAAGTGCAAGAACTTGGAGAAGATTCACTTAGATATGTGTGTTGGAGTAAGGGACTCTGACATTATTGGTTTAGCCCAAAGATCAAGTAATCTTCGCTTTATTTCATTGCGAGTTCCATCTGATTTCTCACTGCCTCTTTTGATGAACAATGCTTTGAGATTAACTGATGAGAGTTTAAAAGCCGTGGCTCAGAACTGTTCAATGCTTGAATCAGTTAGGATATCTTTTTCTGATGGagattttccttcattttcttcattttcattaAGTGGAATACTTTCCTTGATTAAAATGTGTCCCGTTCGTGAACTTGCTCTTGACCACGTGTATTCATTCAATGATGTTGGGATGGAGGCTCTTTGCTCAGCTCAGTTTCTTGAAATCCTGGAGCTCGTCAGATGCCAAGAGATTAGTGATGAGGGGCTGCAGCTTGTGGGCCAGTTTCCCCAATTGCGCATCTTACGATTAAGCAAGTGTTTGGGGATTTCTGATGATGGTTTAAAGCCACTTGTGGGTTCATACAAATTGGAATCGTTGGCTGTGGAAGATTGTCCTCAAATTTCTGAAAGAGGCCTTCAAGGAGCTGCAAAATCTATTTCTTTCAGGCAAGACCTGTCTTGGATGTACTGA
- the LOC142633429 gene encoding (6-4)DNA photolyase isoform X1: MASGSGSGSLMWFRKGLRIHDNPALERAAQSTKFLYPVFIIDPHYMEPDPNAFSPGSKRAGLNRIRFLLQSLADLDLNLRKLGSRLLVLKGEPSQVLFRCLKEWDVKKLCFEYDTDPYYQALDTKVKDYASIVGIEVFSPVSHTLFNPADVIQKNGGRPPLSYQSFVKLAGQPSWASSPLSVTISSLPPVGDVGGCEISEVPTIKELGYGDIEQDEFSPFRGGESEALKRLKESINNKEWVAAFEKPKGDPSAFLKPATTTLSPYLKFGCLSSRYFYQCLQDVYRNVKRHTSPPVSLVGQLLWRDFFYTVAFGTPNFDRMTGNRICKQIPWNDNDELLVAWRDARTGYPWIDAIMIQLYKWGWMHHLARHSVACFLTRGDLFVHWEKGCDVFERLLIDSDWAINNGNWLWLSCSSFFYQYNRIYSPISFGKKYDPNGDYIKHFLPILKDMPKEYIYEPWTAPLSVQTKAKCIIGKDYPKPVVPHDSASKESRRKMAEAYSLNKKLNGKVSEEDLKKLRRKLEEDSEDTKQEVKTKRMRQKLIC, encoded by the exons ATGGCATCCGGGTCGGGCTCGGGTTCTCTGATGTGGTTCCGGAAGGGCCTGAGGATACACGACAACCCGGCGCTCGAGCGCGCCGCCCAGTCCACCAAATTCCTGTACCCTGTATTCATAATCGACCCGCATTACATGGAGCCAGATCCCAACGCGTTCTCTCCCGGGTCGAAAAGGGCTGGGCTGAACCGGATCCGGTTCCTGCTCCAGAGCCTTGCGGATCTTGACTTGAATCTCAGGAAGCTCGGGTCCAGGTTGTTGGTGTTGAAGGGAGAGCCCAGCCAGGTTCTCTTTCGTTGCCTCAAGgag TGGGATGTAAAGAAGCTTTGCTTTGAATATGACACAGATCCATACTATCAAGCTTTAGATACTAAAGtcaag gaCTATGCATCTATTGTTGGAATTGAGGTTTTCTCTCCTGTGAGTCATACACTCTTCAATCCGGCTGATGTTATACAGAAG AATGGGGGAAGGCCACCTTTGAGCTATCAATCATTTGTGAAGCTTGCTGGGCAACCTTCATGGGCGTCATCCCCGCTTTCAGTCACAATTTCTTCACTTCCTCCTGTTGGGGATGTTGGAGGTTGTGAGATTTCAGAAGTTCCTACGATCAAAGAACTTGGCTATGGAGACATTGAACAG GACGAGTTTTCTCCTTTCAGAGGTGGTGAATCTGAAGCCTTGAAGAGGTTGAAAGAATCAATTAACAACAAG GAGTGGGTGGCAGCCTTCGAGAAGCCTAAGGGTGACCCGTCTGCTTTTTTAAAACCAGCAACAACTACTCTATCACCTTACCTGAAA TTTGGATGTCTCTCTTCCAGGTACTTCTACCAATGTCTTCAAGATGTATATAGGAATGTTAAAAGACATACATCACCTCCGGTTTCTCTTGTCGGACAG TTGTTATGGCGAGACTTTTTCTACACTGTAGCTTTTGGCACTCCCAATTTTGATCGGATGACGGGTAACAGAATATGTAAGCAG ATACCTTGGAATGACAATGATGAATTGCTGGTGGCTTGGAGAGACGCTAGGACAGGGTACCCTTGGATTGATGCTATCATGATTCAG CTCTACAAGTGGGGTTGGATGCATCATCTAGCACGACATTCTGTTGCATGTTTTTTGACTCGTGGTGATCTG TTTGTCCATTGGGAAAAAGGATGTGATGTTTTTGAAAGGCTTCTAATTGATTCAGATTGGGCAATCAACAATGGGAACTGGCTATGGCTTTCGTGTTCATCGTTCTTTTACCAG TACAACCGTATCTACTCCCCGATCTCATTTGGGAAGAAGTATGACCCCAATGGTGACTACATCAAGCATTTTCTGCCCATACTGAAAG ATATGCCAAAGGAGTACATTTATGAGCCATGGACAGCTCCTCTAAGTGTTCAGACAAAAGCAAAGTGCATAATTGGAAAAGATTATCCAAAGCCAG TGGTTCCTCATGATTCTGCAAGCAAAGAAAGCAGAAGGAAGATGGCCGAAGCATATtcattgaacaaaaaattgaatggTAAAGTGAGTGAAGAAGATCTGAAAAAATTAAGGAGAAAATTGGAGGAAGATTCAGAAGATACAAAACAGGAAGTTAAAACTAAAAGGATGAG
- the LOC142633429 gene encoding (6-4)DNA photolyase isoform X2 — protein sequence MASGSGSGSLMWFRKGLRIHDNPALERAAQSTKFLYPVFIIDPHYMEPDPNAFSPGSKRAGLNRIRFLLQSLADLDLNLRKLGSRLLVLKGEPSQVLFRCLKEWDVKKLCFEYDTDPYYQALDTKVKDYASIVGIEVFSPVSHTLFNPADVIQKEWVAAFEKPKGDPSAFLKPATTTLSPYLKFGCLSSRYFYQCLQDVYRNVKRHTSPPVSLVGQLLWRDFFYTVAFGTPNFDRMTGNRICKQIPWNDNDELLVAWRDARTGYPWIDAIMIQLYKWGWMHHLARHSVACFLTRGDLFVHWEKGCDVFERLLIDSDWAINNGNWLWLSCSSFFYQYNRIYSPISFGKKYDPNGDYIKHFLPILKDMPKEYIYEPWTAPLSVQTKAKCIIGKDYPKPVVPHDSASKESRRKMAEAYSLNKKLNGKVSEEDLKKLRRKLEEDSEDTKQEVKTKRMRQKLIC from the exons ATGGCATCCGGGTCGGGCTCGGGTTCTCTGATGTGGTTCCGGAAGGGCCTGAGGATACACGACAACCCGGCGCTCGAGCGCGCCGCCCAGTCCACCAAATTCCTGTACCCTGTATTCATAATCGACCCGCATTACATGGAGCCAGATCCCAACGCGTTCTCTCCCGGGTCGAAAAGGGCTGGGCTGAACCGGATCCGGTTCCTGCTCCAGAGCCTTGCGGATCTTGACTTGAATCTCAGGAAGCTCGGGTCCAGGTTGTTGGTGTTGAAGGGAGAGCCCAGCCAGGTTCTCTTTCGTTGCCTCAAGgag TGGGATGTAAAGAAGCTTTGCTTTGAATATGACACAGATCCATACTATCAAGCTTTAGATACTAAAGtcaag gaCTATGCATCTATTGTTGGAATTGAGGTTTTCTCTCCTGTGAGTCATACACTCTTCAATCCGGCTGATGTTATACAGAAG GAGTGGGTGGCAGCCTTCGAGAAGCCTAAGGGTGACCCGTCTGCTTTTTTAAAACCAGCAACAACTACTCTATCACCTTACCTGAAA TTTGGATGTCTCTCTTCCAGGTACTTCTACCAATGTCTTCAAGATGTATATAGGAATGTTAAAAGACATACATCACCTCCGGTTTCTCTTGTCGGACAG TTGTTATGGCGAGACTTTTTCTACACTGTAGCTTTTGGCACTCCCAATTTTGATCGGATGACGGGTAACAGAATATGTAAGCAG ATACCTTGGAATGACAATGATGAATTGCTGGTGGCTTGGAGAGACGCTAGGACAGGGTACCCTTGGATTGATGCTATCATGATTCAG CTCTACAAGTGGGGTTGGATGCATCATCTAGCACGACATTCTGTTGCATGTTTTTTGACTCGTGGTGATCTG TTTGTCCATTGGGAAAAAGGATGTGATGTTTTTGAAAGGCTTCTAATTGATTCAGATTGGGCAATCAACAATGGGAACTGGCTATGGCTTTCGTGTTCATCGTTCTTTTACCAG TACAACCGTATCTACTCCCCGATCTCATTTGGGAAGAAGTATGACCCCAATGGTGACTACATCAAGCATTTTCTGCCCATACTGAAAG ATATGCCAAAGGAGTACATTTATGAGCCATGGACAGCTCCTCTAAGTGTTCAGACAAAAGCAAAGTGCATAATTGGAAAAGATTATCCAAAGCCAG TGGTTCCTCATGATTCTGCAAGCAAAGAAAGCAGAAGGAAGATGGCCGAAGCATATtcattgaacaaaaaattgaatggTAAAGTGAGTGAAGAAGATCTGAAAAAATTAAGGAGAAAATTGGAGGAAGATTCAGAAGATACAAAACAGGAAGTTAAAACTAAAAGGATGAG